Proteins co-encoded in one Meiothermus sp. genomic window:
- a CDS encoding Rrf2 family transcriptional regulator, whose translation MRLSKTDIYAFKILGYLGAQAPDRLVGSEELSKATGVPHTYLTRILAALVGHHLVTSKKGQGGGYALPRPAEEINLRDVIRAVDGPIAPLACVSLNWPKACVEEKRCHARSVVWLKVRDAALQVLSQVSVADLAADFRQGVDYTECLGHLLPSSELLTRRAGKNGTRSRSKN comes from the coding sequence ATGCGCCTCTCCAAAACCGATATCTACGCCTTCAAAATCCTGGGTTATCTCGGCGCTCAGGCCCCGGATCGCCTTGTTGGAAGCGAGGAACTCAGCAAGGCCACCGGCGTACCGCACACCTACCTGACACGCATTCTGGCCGCCCTGGTAGGCCACCACCTGGTTACTTCCAAAAAGGGCCAGGGTGGGGGGTATGCCCTCCCACGCCCGGCCGAAGAGATCAACCTGCGCGACGTAATTCGGGCCGTGGACGGCCCCATCGCCCCCCTGGCCTGTGTGAGCCTCAACTGGCCCAAGGCTTGCGTGGAGGAAAAGCGCTGCCACGCGCGCAGCGTGGTCTGGCTCAAGGTGCGGGATGCGGCATTGCAAGTTCTAAGCCAGGTGAGCGTGGCCGACCTGGCCGCCGACTTCCGGCAGGGGGTGGACTACACCGAGTGCCTGGGGCATCTGCTGCCCTCGAGCGAGCTTCTTACCCGCCGCGCGGGCAAGAACGGCACCCGCTCGAGGTCGAAGAACTGA
- a CDS encoding ABC transporter substrate-binding protein, with protein sequence MRLVKAVGLIAALSLGGALAQDRTQTLIYGGDWSDLITMDPQVSYEFSGGLVTDNLYETLVKYEGTDLSTLKPGLAESWKVDRGRDTWEITFRLRRGSKFSSGNEVTAKDVVYTFERALAIKGPGSFLFTEIAQLKPGATKAVDNYTVVVSLPKTASPGSFLSILTFNIGGIVDSETVQKNAKGNDFGKEWLTNNSAGSGPFRLVRWDRGSQVLLEANPNARIKPKLQRIILREIKEPAVLRTALESGEIDIAEGLTPEALRALAGNPRFKTLKADSLRLNYLGMNVKEGSPFANKLVRDAVRYSINQDELVSGLVQGNGTKIQTLIPKGLLGYDPRTPYTFDPARARRLLAQAGYPNGLEFELLVSTGICGGGIPCADIAAKIQSDLAKGGFKANVKAIANAEVLRTYRAQNHQMVLVGWSPDFPDPDGNATPWANFEARSLAWRNVWNDPTAIRLTNQAALETDPSKRVALYRILTDYVLKNGPYAVLYQPAVPIGLSAKVEGYVRNAQGQVRFENISKLP encoded by the coding sequence ATGAGGCTAGTAAAAGCAGTTGGGCTTATTGCGGCTTTAAGCCTGGGGGGTGCCCTAGCCCAGGACCGCACCCAGACCCTTATTTATGGTGGGGACTGGTCTGACCTTATTACCATGGATCCCCAGGTTTCCTACGAGTTTTCCGGTGGCCTGGTTACCGACAACCTATACGAGACCCTGGTCAAGTACGAGGGCACCGACCTCTCGACCCTAAAGCCGGGCCTGGCCGAGAGCTGGAAGGTAGACCGGGGCCGGGATACCTGGGAGATCACCTTCCGCCTGCGCCGGGGCAGCAAGTTCTCCAGCGGCAACGAGGTGACGGCCAAGGATGTGGTTTATACCTTTGAACGGGCGCTGGCAATTAAGGGGCCGGGTTCGTTCCTATTCACCGAAATTGCCCAATTAAAGCCGGGGGCTACCAAGGCCGTGGACAACTACACGGTGGTGGTGAGCCTGCCCAAAACCGCCTCGCCGGGCTCTTTCCTTTCGATTCTGACCTTTAACATCGGCGGCATTGTGGACTCCGAGACTGTGCAGAAAAACGCCAAGGGCAACGACTTTGGCAAAGAATGGCTCACCAACAACTCAGCTGGTTCGGGGCCCTTCCGGTTAGTGCGCTGGGATCGGGGTTCGCAGGTGTTGCTCGAGGCCAACCCCAACGCCCGCATCAAGCCCAAGCTGCAGCGCATCATCCTGCGCGAGATCAAGGAACCAGCGGTGTTGCGCACGGCCCTCGAGTCGGGCGAGATTGACATCGCCGAGGGGCTCACCCCGGAAGCCCTGCGGGCGCTGGCCGGCAACCCCCGATTTAAGACCCTCAAAGCCGACAGCCTGCGCCTCAACTACCTGGGCATGAACGTCAAGGAAGGCAGCCCCTTCGCCAACAAGCTGGTGCGCGATGCGGTGCGCTACAGCATCAACCAGGACGAGCTGGTGAGCGGGCTGGTGCAGGGTAACGGCACCAAGATCCAGACCCTCATCCCCAAAGGGCTGCTGGGCTACGACCCCCGCACCCCCTACACCTTCGACCCGGCCAGGGCCCGGCGTCTATTGGCCCAGGCGGGGTATCCGAACGGCCTCGAGTTCGAACTGCTGGTAAGCACCGGAATCTGCGGTGGGGGCATTCCCTGTGCGGACATTGCTGCTAAAATCCAGTCCGACCTAGCCAAGGGGGGCTTTAAGGCCAACGTCAAGGCCATCGCCAACGCCGAGGTGCTGCGCACCTACCGGGCCCAGAACCACCAGATGGTCCTGGTGGGCTGGAGCCCCGACTTCCCCGACCCCGACGGCAACGCCACCCCCTGGGCCAACTTCGAGGCCCGCAGCCTGGCCTGGCGCAACGTCTGGAACGATCCCACTGCCATCCGGCTGACCAACCAGGCAGCCCTCGAGACCGACCCATCCAAGCGGGTGGCGCTGTACCGGATTCTCACCGATTACGTGCTGAAAAACGGCCCCTACGCCGTGCTCTACCAGCCAGCGGTGCCCATTGGCCTGTCGGCCAAGGTGGAAGGGTACGTGCGCAACGCCCAGGGCCAGGTGCGCTTCGAGAACATTAGCAAACTTCCATAA
- a CDS encoding chromate transporter, translating to MPWHVLKTFVWLGLTAFGGPAAHFAIFQRLLVGEGKWVSKAQYLKMLAAVNLIPGPNSTETAMLLGFARAGHWGLLLAGLGFIVPAAGVTLALAALYREVASLALVQGAFLGLKLAVVALIAQALWNLLPHPKKQPQTWMLALAGLVLAGLGVVEWAVVLLVGLLVVLGRSARVLSVEPLSLFWFFFLVGSTLFGSGYVLIGLMQEMVSRGWLGSSDLLNALALGQITPGPLLTTATAAGYLAAGIPGAVLSTVGIFLPSFIFTFLVAGLLHRWQEHPIAEAFFQGASGAALGLIAWALWLLGRETLVGWAELLAILLALGLLLRQFPPIPLLGLFGLGGALWRNVWG from the coding sequence ATGCCCTGGCACGTGCTGAAAACCTTCGTCTGGCTGGGTCTGACCGCTTTTGGCGGCCCAGCGGCCCATTTTGCCATTTTCCAGCGCCTTTTGGTCGGGGAAGGTAAATGGGTGAGCAAAGCGCAGTACCTGAAGATGCTGGCCGCCGTCAACCTGATTCCGGGCCCCAACTCCACTGAGACGGCCATGCTTCTGGGCTTTGCCAGAGCGGGCCACTGGGGTCTGCTGCTGGCAGGACTGGGGTTTATCGTTCCAGCGGCAGGGGTCACGCTAGCGCTGGCGGCATTGTACCGGGAGGTGGCCTCGCTGGCTTTAGTACAGGGCGCGTTCCTGGGGCTCAAGCTGGCCGTGGTGGCCCTGATTGCCCAGGCCCTTTGGAATCTGCTGCCCCACCCCAAGAAACAACCCCAAACCTGGATGCTGGCCCTGGCTGGGCTGGTGCTGGCCGGGCTGGGTGTGGTGGAGTGGGCGGTGGTATTGCTGGTGGGTCTACTGGTGGTACTGGGCAGAAGCGCGAGGGTGTTGAGCGTAGAGCCCCTCAGTCTGTTCTGGTTTTTTTTCCTGGTAGGCTCCACTTTGTTCGGCTCGGGCTATGTGTTGATTGGGCTGATGCAGGAGATGGTAAGCCGGGGCTGGCTGGGCTCGAGCGACCTCCTGAATGCCCTGGCCCTGGGTCAGATCACACCGGGGCCCCTGCTAACCACAGCCACGGCGGCAGGCTACCTGGCAGCAGGCATCCCTGGAGCGGTGCTCTCAACCGTTGGCATTTTTTTACCCTCGTTCATATTTACCTTTCTGGTGGCCGGCCTCCTGCACCGCTGGCAGGAGCATCCCATCGCCGAAGCCTTTTTTCAGGGGGCCTCAGGGGCGGCCCTGGGACTCATCGCCTGGGCACTGTGGCTATTGGGACGCGAAACCCTGGTGGGCTGGGCTGAGCTGCTTGCTATATTGCTAGCGCTAGGCCTCCTGCTGCGCCAATTTCCCCCTATTCCCTTACTGGGGCTTTTTGGGCTGGGTGGCGCACTATGGAGAAATGTGTGGGGATAA
- a CDS encoding methylmalonyl-CoA mutase gives MPTTAEYLFESLPEGYKERLGRPGEYPFTRGVYPRMYTDRPWTMRQYAGFSSAEESNARYRYLLSQGQTGLSVAFDLPTQLGMDPDHPLSVGEVGKVGVSIACIEDMRTLLDSIPLDKVTTSMTINAPASMLLALYLLVAEEQGVSWDQVGGTIQNDILKEYIARGTYIFPPGPSMRLITDVFAFCSEKVPRWNTISISGYHIREAGSTAAQEIAFTLANGKAYVQAAIEAGLDVDAFAPRLSFFFASHNDILEEAAKFRAARRMWARIMRQEFNAKDPKSWMLRFHTQTGGSTLTAQEPLNNVVRTAYQALAAVLGGTQSLHTNAYDEALGLPTEKSALLALRTQQILAYESGITRAVDPLGGSFYVEHLTDALEAQAQDYLDQIAKLGGAVAAVEAGFFQQEIEEAAWEFQRQVESGQRIIVGVNRFNNPDSPLNEHTPVQKISDALANRRRAQIQAFRAGRDGQAAANALEALRKAARGPENLMPYILEAFRRRATLGEICGVLREEWGEYQPSY, from the coding sequence ATGCCTACCACAGCTGAATATCTGTTCGAATCGCTCCCCGAAGGTTATAAGGAGCGCCTGGGCCGCCCAGGTGAGTATCCCTTTACGCGGGGGGTCTACCCCCGGATGTACACCGACCGCCCCTGGACCATGCGGCAGTACGCCGGTTTTAGCAGCGCCGAGGAGTCCAACGCCCGCTACCGCTACCTGCTTTCGCAGGGCCAGACCGGGCTCTCAGTGGCCTTCGACCTGCCGACCCAGCTCGGCATGGATCCCGACCATCCCCTCAGCGTGGGCGAGGTGGGCAAGGTGGGGGTCTCGATCGCCTGCATCGAGGACATGCGCACCCTGCTGGACAGCATCCCCCTGGATAAGGTCACCACCAGCATGACCATCAACGCGCCCGCCAGCATGCTGCTGGCCCTGTATCTGCTGGTGGCCGAGGAGCAGGGCGTAAGCTGGGATCAGGTGGGCGGCACCATCCAGAACGACATCCTGAAGGAGTACATCGCCCGCGGCACCTACATTTTCCCCCCGGGCCCCTCCATGCGGCTCATTACCGATGTGTTTGCTTTTTGCAGCGAAAAAGTACCCAGGTGGAACACCATCAGCATATCGGGGTATCACATCCGCGAGGCCGGCTCCACCGCCGCACAGGAAATTGCCTTTACGCTCGCCAACGGCAAGGCCTATGTGCAGGCGGCCATAGAGGCCGGGCTGGATGTGGATGCCTTTGCGCCCCGGCTTTCGTTCTTCTTTGCTTCGCATAACGACATCCTCGAGGAGGCCGCCAAGTTCCGCGCAGCCCGGCGCATGTGGGCCCGCATCATGCGCCAGGAGTTCAACGCCAAAGACCCCAAAAGCTGGATGCTGCGCTTCCACACCCAGACCGGCGGCTCCACCCTCACCGCCCAGGAACCCCTGAACAACGTGGTGCGCACCGCTTACCAGGCCCTGGCAGCGGTGCTGGGGGGCACCCAGAGCCTGCACACCAACGCCTACGACGAGGCGCTGGGCCTGCCCACCGAAAAAAGCGCCTTGCTGGCCCTGCGCACCCAGCAGATTCTGGCCTACGAGTCGGGCATCACCCGTGCGGTGGATCCCTTGGGGGGTAGCTTTTACGTGGAGCACCTGACCGATGCGCTCGAGGCCCAGGCGCAGGACTACCTCGATCAGATCGCCAAGCTAGGGGGTGCGGTGGCAGCGGTCGAGGCCGGCTTCTTCCAGCAGGAAATCGAGGAAGCGGCCTGGGAATTCCAGCGCCAGGTGGAAAGCGGCCAGCGGATTATCGTAGGGGTCAACCGCTTCAACAACCCCGACTCCCCCCTCAACGAGCACACCCCCGTGCAAAAAATCAGCGATGCGCTGGCCAATCGCCGCAGAGCCCAGATTCAGGCCTTCCGGGCGGGGCGCGACGGCCAGGCTGCTGCCAATGCCCTCGAGGCCCTGCGAAAAGCCGCCAGGGGCCCGGAGAATCTGATGCCCTATATCCTCGAGGCCTTCCGCCGCCGGGCCACCCTGGGCGAGATTTGCGGCGTGCTGCGCGAGGAGTGGGGCGAGTACCAGCCCTCTTACTAA
- a CDS encoding ABC transporter permease: MFPYLLRRLFFVIFVVWGVTFATFFIANVVPIDPAIAALGDNAREEQIKEFRERYGLDKPIWQQYLIYMGRLLSGDLGNSLRTQRAVAEDLKEFFPATLELSVAAFLVTLLLGVPAGILAALRQNKATDVTVRILALIGGATPVFFLAVLLQYVFARQFDLLPVQGRLDGFTFPPPRVTGMVGIDALLARDWGAFLDSLRHLVLPAFVLGLFSAAILARMTRATMLEVLSQDYIRTARAKGVPGRAVVFRHALKNASLPVLTLLGGLLGGLLSGAVLTETIFSWPGIGRYVTQSATSLDFPAVMGVTLLVGLVYALINLIVDLLYAFLDPRIRYA; the protein is encoded by the coding sequence ATGTTTCCTTACCTTTTACGACGACTTTTTTTTGTGATTTTTGTGGTCTGGGGGGTCACCTTTGCCACCTTCTTTATCGCCAATGTGGTGCCGATTGACCCCGCCATTGCTGCCCTGGGCGACAACGCCCGCGAGGAGCAGATTAAGGAATTCCGGGAGCGCTACGGCCTGGATAAGCCCATCTGGCAGCAGTACCTGATTTACATGGGCCGCCTGCTGTCCGGCGACCTGGGCAACTCGCTGCGCACCCAGCGGGCTGTGGCTGAAGACCTGAAGGAGTTTTTTCCTGCAACCCTCGAGCTCTCGGTCGCGGCTTTTCTGGTGACCCTGTTGTTGGGGGTGCCCGCCGGTATCCTGGCCGCTTTGCGACAGAACAAGGCCACCGACGTTACGGTGCGTATCCTGGCCCTCATCGGCGGGGCCACCCCGGTGTTTTTTCTGGCGGTGTTGCTGCAGTACGTGTTTGCCCGGCAGTTCGATTTATTGCCTGTGCAGGGGCGTCTGGACGGGTTTACCTTTCCGCCGCCCAGGGTTACCGGTATGGTGGGCATCGATGCCTTGCTGGCCAGGGACTGGGGGGCTTTCCTGGACTCCCTGCGCCACCTGGTGCTGCCGGCGTTTGTGCTGGGTCTGTTTTCGGCGGCCATTCTGGCCCGCATGACCCGTGCCACCATGCTCGAGGTGCTCTCGCAGGACTACATTCGCACCGCTCGAGCCAAAGGGGTTCCCGGCAGGGCTGTGGTCTTTCGCCATGCTCTCAAAAACGCCTCGCTGCCGGTGCTCACCTTGCTGGGGGGTCTGCTCGGCGGCCTGCTCTCCGGTGCGGTGCTAACCGAGACCATCTTTAGCTGGCCCGGCATCGGGCGCTACGTGACCCAGTCGGCCACCAGCCTCGACTTCCCCGCGGTGATGGGGGTTACGCTGCTGGTGGGGCTGGTGTACGCCCTCATCAACCTGATTGTGGATCTGCTTTATGCCTTTCTCGACCCTCGCATCCGCTATGCCTAA
- a CDS encoding GNAT family N-acetyltransferase, producing MRPASVEEAAVASDILSEAARWLMERGETLWHLEELTPELLRPVARQGELFLAYWQGQAVGTLIYQHADPLFWPEVPAGTSAFVHKVAVRRAVAGQGVAAAMLAWAQERARAEGLAFLRLDTDFNRPKLRSFYEGLGFVCVGEKRVTRMGYALHVALYELRL from the coding sequence ATGCGGCCCGCCTCGGTGGAGGAAGCCGCGGTGGCTTCCGATATCCTCAGCGAAGCTGCCCGGTGGCTGATGGAGCGGGGCGAGACGCTCTGGCACCTCGAGGAACTCACCCCCGAACTGCTCCGTCCGGTGGCCCGGCAGGGGGAACTGTTCCTGGCCTATTGGCAGGGGCAGGCCGTTGGCACCCTCATCTACCAGCACGCCGATCCCCTCTTCTGGCCCGAGGTTCCGGCGGGCACCTCGGCCTTCGTGCACAAGGTGGCGGTGCGGCGGGCGGTGGCCGGGCAGGGGGTGGCCGCGGCCATGCTGGCCTGGGCCCAGGAGCGGGCCAGGGCCGAAGGTTTGGCCTTTCTGCGCCTGGACACCGATTTCAACCGCCCGAAACTGCGCAGCTTTTACGAGGGCCTGGGTTTTGTATGTGTGGGGGAGAAGCGGGTAACCCGCATGGGCTACGCCCTGCACGTGGCGCTGTACGAGTTAAGGCTTTAG
- a CDS encoding IS5 family transposase, which produces MNRRAYPSDVRDEEWALVLPYLTLAPLEAPQRKYDLREVFNALRWMVRTGAQWDYLPHDFPPPHIVQAQAYRWMNRGVFEDLVHDLRMTLRMLQGKAAHPSAAIYDARTLQSTPQSGERAGYDGYKRRKGSKVHLAVDTLGHLLALVVTAASEQERAQVGALSQQVQEVTGEQVEVAFVDQGYTGEEAAQAAEAEGIALCVVKVEGAKRGFVLLPKRWVVERSFAWTSRFRRLARDYERLAETLRGWHWLAFSILMTAKTVELLRTAS; this is translated from the coding sequence ATGAACCGCCGTGCTTACCCATCGGACGTCCGTGATGAGGAATGGGCTCTGGTGCTGCCCTATTTGACCCTCGCCCCGCTGGAAGCACCCCAGCGCAAGTACGACCTGCGCGAAGTGTTCAACGCCCTGCGCTGGATGGTTCGAACCGGTGCTCAGTGGGACTACCTGCCCCACGACTTCCCACCCCCCCATATCGTTCAGGCGCAAGCCTACCGCTGGATGAACCGGGGGGTCTTCGAAGACCTGGTACACGACCTGCGCATGACCCTGCGAATGCTCCAGGGCAAAGCCGCCCATCCCAGCGCTGCCATCTACGATGCTCGCACCCTACAGTCCACCCCGCAAAGTGGGGAGCGGGCCGGATACGATGGGTACAAACGACGCAAGGGAAGCAAAGTTCACCTGGCGGTAGATACCCTGGGGCATCTGCTGGCCCTGGTAGTAACGGCGGCCAGTGAACAGGAACGGGCCCAGGTGGGAGCCCTCAGTCAACAGGTGCAGGAAGTGACGGGGGAGCAGGTGGAAGTGGCCTTTGTGGATCAGGGTTACACTGGGGAGGAAGCGGCACAAGCGGCAGAGGCGGAAGGCATCGCCCTGTGTGTGGTCAAGGTGGAAGGGGCCAAACGAGGATTCGTGCTGCTGCCGAAGCGTTGGGTGGTGGAACGTTCGTTTGCCTGGACATCCCGGTTTCGCAGGCTGGCGCGAGACTATGAGCGGCTGGCTGAGACCTTGCGAGGTTGGCACTGGTTGGCTTTTTCGATTCTGATGACAGCGAAAACTGTGGAGCTTTTACGAACAGCTAGTTAG
- a CDS encoding sulfurtransferase, with protein sequence MSYANPDVLVSTDWVLENLNNPEVRILEVNEDILLYDTGHIPGSQKIDWQADLWDDTIREFIQPHELAALFERLGISNDTTIVLYGDKNNWWAAYAFWFFSYNGHRKLKLMNGGRIKWIQENKPLTTEVPTYPKGTYTPGQRDPNLRAFRNEVLAHLEKVKAGKGALVDVRSPAEFTGEKTHMPEYPQEGVLRGGHIPGAKSIPWATTVNPDGTFKSAEELRAIYESKGITPDKEVIAYCRIAERSSHSWFVLKHLLGFPNVKNYDGSWTEWGNAVGVPIEKGPEK encoded by the coding sequence ATGAGCTACGCCAACCCCGACGTACTGGTTTCAACCGACTGGGTGCTGGAAAACCTGAACAACCCCGAGGTGCGCATCCTCGAGGTCAACGAGGACATCCTGCTTTACGACACCGGGCATATTCCTGGCAGCCAAAAAATAGACTGGCAGGCCGACCTCTGGGACGACACCATCCGCGAGTTCATTCAACCCCACGAACTGGCCGCCCTGTTCGAGCGGCTGGGCATCTCCAACGACACCACCATCGTGCTGTACGGGGATAAGAACAACTGGTGGGCGGCCTATGCCTTCTGGTTTTTTAGCTACAACGGCCACCGGAAGCTCAAGCTGATGAACGGAGGGCGCATTAAGTGGATTCAGGAAAACAAACCCCTGACCACCGAGGTGCCCACCTACCCCAAAGGCACGTATACCCCCGGCCAGCGCGACCCCAACCTGCGGGCCTTCCGCAACGAGGTGCTGGCCCACCTGGAAAAGGTGAAGGCTGGCAAGGGCGCCCTGGTAGACGTGCGCAGCCCCGCCGAGTTCACCGGCGAGAAGACCCACATGCCCGAGTACCCCCAGGAAGGGGTGCTGCGCGGCGGCCACATCCCCGGCGCCAAGAGCATCCCCTGGGCCACCACCGTGAACCCCGACGGCACCTTCAAGAGCGCCGAAGAGCTGCGGGCCATTTACGAAAGCAAGGGCATCACCCCCGACAAGGAGGTGATCGCCTACTGCCGTATCGCCGAGCGCAGCAGCCATAGCTGGTTCGTGCTCAAGCACCTGCTGGGCTTCCCCAACGTCAAGAACTACGACGGGAGCTGGACCGAGTGGGGCAATGCGGTGGGGGTGCCCATCGAAAAAGGCCCGGAAAAGTAG
- the nikC gene encoding nickel transporter permease yields MAAVVPAGRPSRPLRRFLRNPGGLIGLFLLVLLVLVALLAPVIAPDPISQNIAQRLQPPSAEHWLGTDQLGRDVWARVAHGAGISLRVGFGVVILAVLIGVAVGLLAGTLGGAWDNLLMRVTDIFFAFPSLILAMAIAAALGPNLNNTIIAVALVSWPIYARLVRANVLALREREFVEAARALGSSQGRLMLRHLLPNTLTPVFVQASFDVGGAILTAAGLSFIGFGAQPPTPEWGAMVSETRSYIAEAIWAPTAPAMGILLTVLAFNLLGDALRDVLDPRGRD; encoded by the coding sequence ATGGCTGCTGTAGTTCCTGCTGGACGCCCGTCCCGCCCCCTGCGGCGCTTTTTGCGCAACCCCGGGGGCCTGATCGGACTTTTCTTGCTGGTCTTGCTGGTGCTGGTGGCCCTGCTGGCACCGGTCATAGCCCCCGACCCCATCAGCCAGAACATCGCCCAGCGCCTGCAGCCGCCCTCGGCAGAACACTGGCTTGGCACCGACCAACTGGGCCGCGATGTCTGGGCTCGGGTGGCCCACGGTGCGGGTATCTCCCTGCGGGTTGGGTTTGGCGTGGTGATTCTGGCGGTGTTGATTGGGGTGGCGGTGGGACTTTTGGCCGGTACCCTAGGCGGGGCCTGGGACAACCTGCTGATGCGCGTGACCGATATCTTTTTTGCCTTCCCCTCGCTCATTCTGGCCATGGCTATTGCCGCCGCACTGGGGCCCAACCTCAACAACACCATCATTGCAGTGGCCCTGGTGAGCTGGCCCATCTACGCCCGGCTGGTGCGGGCCAATGTGCTGGCCCTGCGGGAGCGGGAGTTCGTGGAGGCGGCGCGGGCCTTGGGCTCCTCCCAGGGGCGCCTGATGCTGCGCCACCTGCTGCCCAACACCCTCACGCCGGTGTTTGTGCAGGCCAGCTTCGATGTGGGTGGGGCCATCCTGACCGCCGCGGGCCTGTCGTTTATCGGCTTTGGGGCCCAGCCGCCCACCCCGGAGTGGGGGGCCATGGTCTCCGAGACCCGCAGCTACATCGCCGAGGCCATCTGGGCCCCCACCGCGCCGGCCATGGGCATTCTGCTCACCGTGCTGGCCTTCAACCTGCTGGGCGATGCCCTGCGGGACGTGCTCGATCCCCGGGGGCGGGATTGA
- a CDS encoding nitrilase-related carbon-nitrogen hydrolase, with the protein MRVHLVAVQTELHTRPYSSAESFRQYVRELAQAAIHGLPEHEPRLVAFPEAFALPLLFWMETPRTMREARTSLQAALVLLREEWQAALGLGVLSPAVFYHLRARKVWPVYEQAFREAAQAARAYVVAGSIFSPFMDWEPTRQLHALGRRVYNLSLVVSPQGTILGRVPKVNLTAHERGAFLSGGWPGRQILKTRLGPIANLICLDAFHESLLEQADAAGAWLVVQPSANAARWDGPWSADPNQVEGEVWLREGLAKKLQNREHLRYGLNPMLNGQLYDLYFEGRSGVYQAGGPLALADRAVGDAFVRAVVELPEARALG; encoded by the coding sequence ATGCGGGTGCATCTGGTTGCGGTACAAACTGAGCTGCACACCCGGCCTTACAGCAGCGCCGAGAGCTTCAGGCAGTATGTGCGGGAGCTGGCTCAAGCCGCCATTCACGGGCTCCCGGAACATGAGCCCCGCCTTGTCGCCTTCCCCGAGGCCTTCGCCCTGCCGCTATTGTTCTGGATGGAGACACCCCGAACCATGCGTGAAGCCAGAACCAGCCTGCAAGCAGCACTGGTGCTGCTACGGGAAGAGTGGCAAGCGGCCCTGGGGCTGGGGGTTTTGAGCCCTGCCGTGTTCTATCATCTGCGGGCCCGGAAGGTCTGGCCGGTGTACGAGCAGGCTTTTCGGGAGGCCGCCCAGGCCGCCAGGGCTTATGTGGTGGCCGGCAGCATCTTCAGTCCCTTCATGGACTGGGAACCCACACGGCAGCTACACGCCCTGGGCCGGCGGGTCTACAACCTATCACTGGTTGTTTCACCCCAGGGTACCATCCTGGGGCGGGTGCCCAAGGTCAACCTCACCGCTCACGAACGCGGGGCTTTTCTGTCAGGGGGATGGCCTGGTAGACAGATCCTAAAAACCCGGCTGGGCCCCATCGCCAACCTGATCTGCCTGGACGCCTTTCACGAAAGCCTGCTCGAGCAGGCCGATGCCGCCGGGGCCTGGCTGGTGGTGCAGCCCTCGGCCAATGCCGCCCGCTGGGACGGCCCCTGGAGCGCCGATCCGAACCAGGTGGAGGGGGAGGTCTGGCTGCGCGAAGGGCTGGCTAAAAAGCTGCAAAACCGGGAGCACCTTCGCTACGGCCTCAACCCCATGCTCAACGGGCAGCTCTACGACCTGTACTTCGAGGGCAGAAGCGGCGTCTACCAGGCCGGTGGCCCGCTGGCCCTGGCCGATCGCGCGGTAGGCGACGCTTTTGTGCGCGCGGTGGTAGAACTGCCGGAGGCGCGGGCGTTGGGCTAA
- the minD gene encoding septum site-determining protein MinD, with protein sequence MNARAIVVTSGKGGVGKTTTTANVGAALARLGEKVAVVDVDVGLRNLDVVMGLEGRVVYDLIDVIEGKCKLRQALIRDKRIEGLALLAASQTRDKEALDPEKFRYIVKALLEEEGFDRVLIDSPAGIEKGFQTAATPAEGALVVVNPEVSSVRDADRIIGMLEAREIRENFLVINRLRPKMVQRGDMLSVEDVVEILGIKPIGIVPEDEGVLISSNQGEPLVLKNGSGAAKAFVEIAQRVRGEDVPFAPLNDSPGFLGTLRRLFGGR encoded by the coding sequence GTGAATGCCCGTGCAATTGTGGTGACATCAGGGAAAGGTGGGGTAGGGAAGACCACCACCACGGCCAACGTGGGTGCTGCATTGGCCAGGTTGGGCGAGAAGGTGGCTGTGGTGGACGTGGATGTGGGCCTGCGCAACCTCGATGTGGTGATGGGCCTCGAGGGCCGGGTGGTCTACGACCTGATTGACGTGATCGAGGGCAAGTGCAAGCTGCGGCAGGCCCTTATCCGCGACAAGCGCATCGAGGGGCTGGCCCTGCTGGCCGCCTCGCAGACCCGGGACAAAGAGGCGCTCGACCCCGAGAAGTTCCGGTATATCGTGAAAGCCTTGCTAGAAGAGGAGGGCTTCGACCGGGTGCTCATCGACTCGCCCGCCGGCATCGAGAAAGGCTTCCAGACTGCTGCTACTCCTGCCGAGGGGGCTTTGGTAGTGGTGAACCCGGAGGTCTCGAGCGTGCGCGATGCTGACCGGATTATCGGAATGCTGGAAGCCCGCGAAATCCGCGAGAACTTTTTGGTCATCAACCGGCTGCGCCCCAAGATGGTGCAGCGCGGCGACATGCTCTCGGTGGAGGATGTGGTGGAGATCCTGGGCATCAAGCCCATCGGTATCGTGCCCGAGGACGAAGGGGTGCTCATCTCCTCCAACCAGGGGGAGCCCTTGGTGCTCAAGAACGGCAGCGGGGCAGCCAAGGCTTTTGTCGAGATTGCCCAGCGGGTACGCGGCGAGGACGTGCCTTTTGCCCCTCTGAACGACTCGCCGGGTTTTCTGGGCACCCTGCGGCGGCTGTTTGGGGGTAGATGA